The window AGGAAAGTATCAAGATCCGGACTTACTGATTCGTACAAGTGGTGAAGAACGCATTAGTAATTTTTTGCTATGGCAGATTGCATATAGTGAATTTTATTTTACTCAGATTCTTTGGCCTGATTTTGATGAGAGTGTTCTTGAAATGGCAATCGGAGTCTATCAAAGTCGCCATAGAAGATTTGGCGGTTTATAATTTAAGGAGGATATACGTGTGAAACAAAGAGTGATTACGGCAGTTATTGCCTTGATTTTCTTTATCCCAGTGGTTTATTATGGATCGTGGGTATTGGAAATTGTTGTAGCTGCAATGGGATTGATTGGATTATTTGAACTATTTAAGATGAAAGGCAATTCTATTTTTTCCATAGAAGGTTTGATTGCTAGTATTGGAACGTTACTATTGATTGCTCCTACAAAGTGGTTAGCCTTTTTACCAGAAAATTATTCACAGCTGTACTTATTTTATGTATGTGGAATCCTACTATTGATTTGTACTGTTTTTTCAAAAAATTCTTTTACTTTTGATGATGCAGGAGTAGCGATTTTAGGTTCTTTATATATAGGTTATGGTTTCCATTATTTTATTGAAACTCGCGCAGCCGGATTTAGTTTATTAATGTATATTTTATTTGTCGTTTGGGCAACAGATATTGGAGCGTACATGTTTGGTCGCAAGATTGGGAAAAATAAACTAGCACCAGCCATTAGTCCAAATAAAACAATAGAAGGTTCATTGGGTGGAATTGCCTCAGCTTTAGTAGTTGCAGCAGTTTACTTATACTTTTATCCTCAAGGCTATTCAATGGGAACAATGCTAGCTTTAACTGTATTATTCTCGATTTCTGGTCAATTAGGAGATTTAGTTGAATCTGCCTTCAAACGTCATTATGACGTTAAAGACTCAGGAACTATTTTGCCAGGGCATGGTGGCATTTTAGATCGTTTTGATAGTTTATTATTTGTTTTACCTATTTTACATTTAGCAGCACTTATTTAATCGTTGAAAGGAAGTGAAAAAGTAGTTGTCGTCATTTGATAGCTACTTTTATTGTATGGTGAAAAAAATAAGCTTGTTGGGTGCCACGGGTTCAGTTGGAGAGAATACAATTGCGGTTGTAATGGCTCATCCAGATAAATTTAAAATAAATTCACTTTCTTTTTATCAAAATGTGAAGAAAGGACGAGAATTAATTCGACTATTGCAGCCAAAAATGGTAGCAGTTGGTACTCAAGCATTAGCAAATGAATTGAGCTTAGAATTTCCAAATGTAATCTTTACATATGGAGTGGAAGGATTATCTGAAATAGTGGCTTTGCCAGAGATTGATATAGTTTTAACGGCTGTAAGTGGCAGCGTAGGGTTATTACCTACTTTGACTGCAATCGAGTTAGGTAAGACCATTGCACTTGCCAATAAGGAAACGTTAGTGATGGCAGGCTCAATTGTTACGGATTTGGCTCGACGTAAGAATGTACAACTATTGCCAGTTGATAGTGAACATTCGGCTATTTTTCAATGCCTACAAGGGGAAC is drawn from Carnobacterium gallinarum DSM 4847 and contains these coding sequences:
- a CDS encoding phosphatidate cytidylyltransferase, which codes for MKQRVITAVIALIFFIPVVYYGSWVLEIVVAAMGLIGLFELFKMKGNSIFSIEGLIASIGTLLLIAPTKWLAFLPENYSQLYLFYVCGILLLICTVFSKNSFTFDDAGVAILGSLYIGYGFHYFIETRAAGFSLLMYILFVVWATDIGAYMFGRKIGKNKLAPAISPNKTIEGSLGGIASALVVAAVYLYFYPQGYSMGTMLALTVLFSISGQLGDLVESAFKRHYDVKDSGTILPGHGGILDRFDSLLFVLPILHLAALI